One Bubalus bubalis isolate 160015118507 breed Murrah chromosome 10, NDDB_SH_1, whole genome shotgun sequence genomic window carries:
- the GJA10 gene encoding gap junction alpha-10 protein isoform X1, with the protein MGDWNLLGGILEDVHSHSTMVGKIWLTILFIFRMLILGVAAEDVWDDEQSAFACNTQQPGCNTVCYDTAFPISLIRFWVLQIIFVSSPSLVYMGHALYRLRAFEKERQRKKSQLRAQMENPELELEDQQRMDRELRKLEEQKRIQKVPLKGCLLRTYVLHVLTRSVLEVGFMVGQYILYGFQMHPLYKCTQPPCPNAVDCFVSRPTEKTIFMLFMHSIAAISLFLNILEIFHLGIRKIMRALYDKSSSEGIEDERRPPFHLKKYSVTQECMTCSPFPEKISLLQANNQQQVIRVNVPNSKTTWHIPQARQLDVDPCCSKKDWAEKNQHNGQLHVHSPCPWDDGARIQHPGQQPDHSSFGLQNIRPHSWLGTKMAPRHCPSHTTGPWEQPQDLQPSGEPLADLHSHCRHSDGSMTDSRVQEARDRSYPGSRKASFLSRLFSEKGQLYSDSGSSTSRNSSCQGFPHRENSPSLLPSAPGRRTSMQPKWPKTGDKSAVKRPARRLA; encoded by the coding sequence ATGGGGGATTGGAATTTATTGGGTGGCATCTTAGAGGACGTTCACTCCCACTCAACCATGGTGGGGAAAATCTGGCTGACCATCCTCTTCATTTTCCGAATGCTGATACTTGGTGTGGCTGCTGAAGATGTCTGGGATGATGAACAGTCAGCATTTGCCTGCAACACCCAGCAGCCAGGTTGCAACACTGTCTGTTATGATACTGCTTTCCCTATCTCCTTGATCAGGTTCTGGGTTTTACAGATCATTTTTGTGTCTTCTCCCTCTCTAGTATATATGGGCCATGCACTGTATAGACTCAGGGCCTTTgaaaaggaaaggcagaggaagaagtcACAGCTTAGAGCCCAGATGGAGAATCCAGAGCTTGAATTGGAGGATCAGCAAAGGATGGAtagagaactgaggaaattagAGGAGCAGAAGAGGATACAAAAAGTCCCACTGAAAGGATGTCTGCTGCGTACTTATGTCTTACACGTGTTGACCAGATCTGTGCTGGAAGTAGGGTTCATGGTAGGCCAATATATTCTCTATGGGTTTCAAATGCACCCTCTTTACAAATGTACTCAACCTCCTTGCCCCAATGCAGTGGATTGCTTTGTGTCCAGGCCCACAGAAAAGACCATTTTCATGCTCTTTATGCATAGCATTGCAGCCATCTCTTTGTTTCTCAACATATTGGAAATATTTCATCTGGGCATCAGGAAAATCATGAGGGCACTTTATGACAAATCCAGCAGTGAGGGCATTGAGGATGAAAGGAGACCTCCAttccatttgaaaaaatattcagtGACCCAGGAGTGTATGACTTGCTCTCCCTTCCCTGAAAAAATCTCCCTACTTCAAGCCAACAATCAACAGCAAGTAATCCGAGTCAATGTGCCGAATTCTAAAACCACGTGGCATATCCCACAGGCCAGGCAACTTGATGTAGACCCTTGCTGTAGTAAAAAAGACTGGGCTGAGAAGAATCAGCACAACGGACAGCTCCATGTCCACAGCCCATGTCCCTGGGACGACGGTGCTAGAATTCAGCACCCAGGACAGCAGCCAGACCATTCTTCATTTGGCTTGCAGAATATAAGACCTCACTCCTGGCTAGGTACAAAGATGGCTCCTAGGCATTGTCCATCACATACAACAGGACCCTGGGAGCAGCCCCAGGACCTACAACCCTCAGGGGAACCTCTTGCAGACTTGCACAGTCACTGCAGACACAGCGATGGCAGCATGACAGACAGCAGGGTCCAAGAGGCAAGAGACAGATCTTACCCTGGCAGTCGCAAGGCCAGCTTCCTGTCCAGACTGTTTTCTGAAAAGGGACAGCTGTACAGTGACTCAGGAAGCTCCACTTCTCGAAATAGCTCTTGCCAGGGCTTTCCACACCGGGAAAACAGCCCCTCACTTCTGCCTTCAGCCCCTGGGCGAAGAACATCCATG
- the GJA10 gene encoding gap junction alpha-10 protein isoform X3, with the protein MGDWNLLGGILEDVHSHSTMVGKIWLTILFIFRMLILGVAAEDVWDDEQSAFACNTQQPVYMGHALYRLRAFEKERQRKKSQLRAQMENPELELEDQQRMDRELRKLEEQKRIQKVPLKGCLLRTYVLHVLTRSVLEVGFMVGQYILYGFQMHPLYKCTQPPCPNAVDCFVSRPTEKTIFMLFMHSIAAISLFLNILEIFHLGIRKIMRALYDKSSSEGIEDERRPPFHLKKYSVTQECMTCSPFPEKISLLQANNQQQVIRVNVPNSKTTWHIPQARQLDVDPCCSKKDWAEKNQHNGQLHVHSPCPWDDGARIQHPGQQPDHSSFGLQNIRPHSWLGTKMAPRHCPSHTTGPWEQPQDLQPSGEPLADLHSHCRHSDGSMTDSRVQEARDRSYPGSRKASFLSRLFSEKGQLYSDSGSSTSRNSSCQGFPHRENSPSLLPSAPGRRTSMQPKWPKTGDKSAVKRPARRLA; encoded by the exons ATGGGGGATTGGAATTTATTGGGTGGCATCTTAGAGGACGTTCACTCCCACTCAACCATGGTGGGGAAAATCTGGCTGACCATCCTCTTCATTTTCCGAATGCTGATACTTGGTGTGGCTGCTGAAGATGTCTGGGATGATGAACAGTCAGCATTTGCCTGCAACACCCAGCAGCCAG TATATATGGGCCATGCACTGTATAGACTCAGGGCCTTTgaaaaggaaaggcagaggaagaagtcACAGCTTAGAGCCCAGATGGAGAATCCAGAGCTTGAATTGGAGGATCAGCAAAGGATGGAtagagaactgaggaaattagAGGAGCAGAAGAGGATACAAAAAGTCCCACTGAAAGGATGTCTGCTGCGTACTTATGTCTTACACGTGTTGACCAGATCTGTGCTGGAAGTAGGGTTCATGGTAGGCCAATATATTCTCTATGGGTTTCAAATGCACCCTCTTTACAAATGTACTCAACCTCCTTGCCCCAATGCAGTGGATTGCTTTGTGTCCAGGCCCACAGAAAAGACCATTTTCATGCTCTTTATGCATAGCATTGCAGCCATCTCTTTGTTTCTCAACATATTGGAAATATTTCATCTGGGCATCAGGAAAATCATGAGGGCACTTTATGACAAATCCAGCAGTGAGGGCATTGAGGATGAAAGGAGACCTCCAttccatttgaaaaaatattcagtGACCCAGGAGTGTATGACTTGCTCTCCCTTCCCTGAAAAAATCTCCCTACTTCAAGCCAACAATCAACAGCAAGTAATCCGAGTCAATGTGCCGAATTCTAAAACCACGTGGCATATCCCACAGGCCAGGCAACTTGATGTAGACCCTTGCTGTAGTAAAAAAGACTGGGCTGAGAAGAATCAGCACAACGGACAGCTCCATGTCCACAGCCCATGTCCCTGGGACGACGGTGCTAGAATTCAGCACCCAGGACAGCAGCCAGACCATTCTTCATTTGGCTTGCAGAATATAAGACCTCACTCCTGGCTAGGTACAAAGATGGCTCCTAGGCATTGTCCATCACATACAACAGGACCCTGGGAGCAGCCCCAGGACCTACAACCCTCAGGGGAACCTCTTGCAGACTTGCACAGTCACTGCAGACACAGCGATGGCAGCATGACAGACAGCAGGGTCCAAGAGGCAAGAGACAGATCTTACCCTGGCAGTCGCAAGGCCAGCTTCCTGTCCAGACTGTTTTCTGAAAAGGGACAGCTGTACAGTGACTCAGGAAGCTCCACTTCTCGAAATAGCTCTTGCCAGGGCTTTCCACACCGGGAAAACAGCCCCTCACTTCTGCCTTCAGCCCCTGGGCGAAGAACATCCATG
- the GJA10 gene encoding gap junction alpha-10 protein isoform X2 produces the protein MGDWNLLGGILEDVHSHSTMVGKIWLTILFIFRMLILGVAAEDVWDDEQSAFACNTQQPGCNTVCYDTAFPISLIRFWVLQIIFVSSPSLVYMGHALYRLRAFEKERQRKKSQLRAQMENPELELEDQQRMDRELRKLEEQKRIQKVPLKGCLLRTYVLHVLTRSVLEVGFMVGQYILYGFQMHPLYKCTQPPCPNAVDCFVSRPTEKTIFMLFMHSIAAISLFLNILEIFHLGIRKIMRALYDKSSSEGIEDERRPPFHLKKYSVTQECMTCSPFPEKISLLQANNQQQVIRVNVPNSKTTWHIPQARQLDVDPCCSKKDWAEKNQHNGQLHVHSPCPWDDGARIQHPGQQPDHSSFGLQNIRPHSWLGTKMAPRHCPSHTTGPWEQPQDLQPSGEPLADLHSHCRHSDGSMTDSRVQEARDRSYPGSRKASFLSRLFSEKGQLYSDSGSSTSRNSSCQGFPHRENSPSLLPSAPGRRTSMNMLLELSSIMKK, from the coding sequence ATGGGGGATTGGAATTTATTGGGTGGCATCTTAGAGGACGTTCACTCCCACTCAACCATGGTGGGGAAAATCTGGCTGACCATCCTCTTCATTTTCCGAATGCTGATACTTGGTGTGGCTGCTGAAGATGTCTGGGATGATGAACAGTCAGCATTTGCCTGCAACACCCAGCAGCCAGGTTGCAACACTGTCTGTTATGATACTGCTTTCCCTATCTCCTTGATCAGGTTCTGGGTTTTACAGATCATTTTTGTGTCTTCTCCCTCTCTAGTATATATGGGCCATGCACTGTATAGACTCAGGGCCTTTgaaaaggaaaggcagaggaagaagtcACAGCTTAGAGCCCAGATGGAGAATCCAGAGCTTGAATTGGAGGATCAGCAAAGGATGGAtagagaactgaggaaattagAGGAGCAGAAGAGGATACAAAAAGTCCCACTGAAAGGATGTCTGCTGCGTACTTATGTCTTACACGTGTTGACCAGATCTGTGCTGGAAGTAGGGTTCATGGTAGGCCAATATATTCTCTATGGGTTTCAAATGCACCCTCTTTACAAATGTACTCAACCTCCTTGCCCCAATGCAGTGGATTGCTTTGTGTCCAGGCCCACAGAAAAGACCATTTTCATGCTCTTTATGCATAGCATTGCAGCCATCTCTTTGTTTCTCAACATATTGGAAATATTTCATCTGGGCATCAGGAAAATCATGAGGGCACTTTATGACAAATCCAGCAGTGAGGGCATTGAGGATGAAAGGAGACCTCCAttccatttgaaaaaatattcagtGACCCAGGAGTGTATGACTTGCTCTCCCTTCCCTGAAAAAATCTCCCTACTTCAAGCCAACAATCAACAGCAAGTAATCCGAGTCAATGTGCCGAATTCTAAAACCACGTGGCATATCCCACAGGCCAGGCAACTTGATGTAGACCCTTGCTGTAGTAAAAAAGACTGGGCTGAGAAGAATCAGCACAACGGACAGCTCCATGTCCACAGCCCATGTCCCTGGGACGACGGTGCTAGAATTCAGCACCCAGGACAGCAGCCAGACCATTCTTCATTTGGCTTGCAGAATATAAGACCTCACTCCTGGCTAGGTACAAAGATGGCTCCTAGGCATTGTCCATCACATACAACAGGACCCTGGGAGCAGCCCCAGGACCTACAACCCTCAGGGGAACCTCTTGCAGACTTGCACAGTCACTGCAGACACAGCGATGGCAGCATGACAGACAGCAGGGTCCAAGAGGCAAGAGACAGATCTTACCCTGGCAGTCGCAAGGCCAGCTTCCTGTCCAGACTGTTTTCTGAAAAGGGACAGCTGTACAGTGACTCAGGAAGCTCCACTTCTCGAAATAGCTCTTGCCAGGGCTTTCCACACCGGGAAAACAGCCCCTCACTTCTGCCTTCAGCCCCTGGGCGAAGAACATCCATG